One segment of Olsenella uli DSM 7084 DNA contains the following:
- a CDS encoding ATP-binding protein: protein MQEKIVSLSVPAEADFARAVRMMASNLAVVCGMNVDEVEDVRMAAEEGFVYSCATGPGNCDVAFSLADDRIEMLFSLGSPGGDPSEAGEGLDLTELLLSAVCDEHGITDEGKLLLVKRMGAADAE from the coding sequence ATGCAGGAGAAGATCGTCTCCCTCAGCGTTCCCGCCGAGGCGGACTTTGCGCGTGCCGTCCGGATGATGGCATCGAACCTGGCCGTCGTGTGCGGCATGAACGTGGACGAGGTCGAGGACGTTCGCATGGCGGCCGAGGAGGGCTTCGTCTACAGCTGCGCTACGGGTCCCGGCAACTGTGACGTGGCGTTCTCCCTCGCCGATGACCGCATCGAGATGCTCTTCTCCCTGGGCTCCCCCGGGGGCGACCCCTCCGAGGCGGGGGAGGGCCTGGACCTGACGGAGCTGCTCCTCTCCGCCGTGTGCGACGAGCATGGCATCACCGACGAGGGGAAGCTGCTCCTCGTGAAGCGGATGGGCGCCGCCGATGCCGAGTAG
- the ruvX gene encoding Holliday junction resolvase RuvX — MRALALDIGEVRVGIAASDASGAVASPVRVLPAQEVLSCSRTFRRILEDYEPDVLVCGRPLTMAGEDGPQADRVMGQARRIATSCDLPLEFADERLSSQEAKRILREEGYSERDMRGRVDMVAASLFLQAWLDARKA, encoded by the coding sequence GTGAGGGCCTTGGCCCTTGACATAGGGGAGGTGCGGGTGGGCATTGCGGCGAGCGATGCCAGCGGCGCCGTCGCCTCGCCCGTGAGGGTGCTGCCGGCACAGGAGGTCCTCTCCTGCTCGCGCACGTTCCGTCGCATCCTGGAGGACTACGAGCCTGATGTGCTGGTCTGCGGAAGGCCGCTGACCATGGCGGGCGAGGATGGCCCCCAGGCCGACAGGGTGATGGGACAGGCGCGCCGGATCGCGACGTCCTGCGACCTTCCGCTGGAGTTCGCCGACGAGCGGCTCTCCTCCCAAGAGGCGAAGCGCATCCTGCGCGAGGAGGGCTACAGCGAGAGGGACATGCGTGGCCGCGTCGACATGGTCGCAGCCTCGCTCTTCCTGCAGGCATGGCTTGACGCCAGAAAGGCATAG
- a CDS encoding SigB/SigF/SigG family RNA polymerase sigma factor, translated as MPSSEREVGTPRRRRLPTRTPRGKLAWDKERTRELFRRYKVEGDEDAREQLVMSHLNLVRFLASKFKNRGEPLDDLVQVGTIGLIKAIDRFDPERGLEFTTFATPTIMGEIKRHFRDKGWSVRVPRRLQELSAKVNQVTDELTKDLQRSPSVEEIAAALDTTVDEVLEAMESSSAYSSVPLEGTGPGADDDAPSVIDHYATVDEDLAASDDRMVIEETVRDFSPREQEIIRMRFIEGLTQVEIARRLGISQVQVSRLLRRTLQKVQEKIDPEGLMR; from the coding sequence ATGCCGAGTAGCGAGCGCGAGGTCGGGACGCCCCGGCGCAGGCGCCTCCCGACCCGGACCCCGCGCGGCAAGCTCGCCTGGGACAAGGAGCGCACCCGCGAGCTCTTTCGCAGATACAAGGTCGAGGGTGACGAGGATGCCCGCGAGCAGCTCGTCATGAGCCACCTCAACCTGGTCCGCTTCCTGGCATCCAAGTTCAAGAACCGCGGCGAGCCGCTTGACGATCTGGTCCAGGTGGGCACGATAGGCCTCATCAAGGCCATCGATCGCTTCGACCCCGAGCGTGGCCTGGAGTTCACCACCTTCGCGACGCCCACGATCATGGGCGAGATCAAGCGCCACTTCCGCGACAAGGGCTGGTCCGTTCGCGTCCCCCGGCGCCTGCAGGAGCTTTCCGCCAAGGTGAACCAGGTGACCGACGAGCTCACCAAGGACCTCCAGAGGAGCCCCTCGGTCGAGGAGATCGCCGCCGCGCTGGACACCACGGTCGACGAGGTCCTCGAGGCCATGGAGTCCTCGAGCGCCTACAGCTCCGTGCCGCTCGAGGGCACCGGGCCCGGGGCGGACGATGACGCGCCCTCGGTCATAGACCATTACGCGACGGTGGACGAGGACCTTGCCGCCTCGGACGACCGCATGGTCATCGAGGAGACGGTCCGGGACTTCTCGCCCCGCGAGCAGGAGATCATCCGCATGCGTTTCATCGAGGGGCTGACCCAGGTGGAGATCGCCCGCAGGCTTGGCATCTCGCAGGTCCAGGTCTCACGTCTGCTGCGCCGTACGCTCCAGAAGGTCCAGGAGAAGATCGATCCCGAGGGGCTCATGCGCTAG
- a CDS encoding DUF948 domain-containing protein — MNLTPMDAVLIVLAIVGIWAVVELALTLRRARAAVEEVARSANDTIEQVQPVIAKLDGAMDDLQPAVKQVDPLVTKVDGVVGEASASLEAARDILADVATVSGTAAGVTDAVTSVANTAASAATGIVTRLAGTRPIPTAQIEGAPQPQGGGAHASGPAGGYVTYGEVKADTAAAAVDTSADGGVPDGSGPVGE, encoded by the coding sequence ATGAACCTCACACCGATGGACGCAGTCCTCATCGTCCTTGCCATCGTCGGCATCTGGGCTGTGGTAGAGCTCGCCCTCACGCTGCGCCGTGCACGCGCCGCCGTCGAGGAGGTCGCGCGCTCGGCCAACGACACCATTGAGCAGGTCCAGCCCGTCATCGCGAAGCTCGATGGGGCGATGGACGACCTCCAGCCCGCCGTCAAGCAGGTCGACCCGCTCGTCACCAAGGTCGATGGCGTCGTGGGCGAGGCGTCAGCGAGCCTCGAGGCCGCCAGGGACATCCTGGCCGACGTCGCCACCGTGTCGGGCACTGCCGCCGGCGTGACCGATGCCGTCACCTCCGTCGCGAACACCGCGGCCAGTGCGGCCACGGGCATCGTCACCAGGCTTGCTGGCACCAGACCCATCCCCACCGCCCAGATCGAGGGCGCGCCGCAGCCGCAGGGCGGCGGAGCGCACGCGTCGGGGCCGGCTGGCGGCTACGTCACCTACGGAGAGGTGAAGGCAGACACCGCGGCTGCCGCTGTCGACACCTCCGCCGACGGCGGCGTCCCGGATGGCAGCGGCCCCGTCGGCGAGTAG
- the alaS gene encoding alanine--tRNA ligase, whose amino-acid sequence MSTDYKTMTTAEIREDYLRFFESKGCRLYPSSSLVPEDPSLLLTNAGMNQFKEYYQGTKTMREIGATSCQKCLRTNDIDNIGDSRHLSFFEMLGNFSFGGYTKADAIAWAWEFITAAEHLGLPKDRLYMTVFEDDDEAIELWHAQGVAYDHISRLGEEDNFWAAGPTGPCGPCSEIYFDQGPAFEGERPGDDGERYLEFWNLVFTQYDRQEDGSMPELPHRNIDTGMGLERIAAIMQHEGSNYEGDVLRTLIGVGEQLAGVRYREGAATDTSLRILADHSRAVTFMIGDGILPSNEGRGYVLRRLLRRAVYHGRLMGVHGSFLPTYAHEVTRLMADVYPQLVENQALIDGIISAEEERFGATLDAGEGNLTAALGRLDAGEALSGEVAFRLHDTYGFPIDLTREIAAAAGHEVDMAAFDGAMAKQRERARQAANRDAWGASNNVWVSLSDRLGETEFCGYDEDTVEGARVLAIVRDGSEVDVACRGEHVEVVLDRTSFYGEMGGQQGDSGKLVCEDATLAVSDAKHRDGGFVSHVGEVTAGELRVGESVRAVIDHGRRELIRRNHTATHLLDAALKRVLGDHVSQAGSLVGPSRLRFDFTHFEAMSAEEMARVEGMVNAEIFAAEPVVTTVMGIEEAKASGAVALFGEKYGDVVRVVSTGASDEPFSRELCGGTHARNTAELGLFKIVSEGSVGSNVRRLEAVTSMGAIEYLDERLAQIDQVAAGLRCRPSDVAARVEQLKAEKAETEHKLRAALTGGSSNAVADAIASAIDRGAYRLVLARLDGVSGKELRSAWDSVRDRLGVDCACVLASESDGKVGLLAAGTDGAVSAGFSAGDIIRSVAGLVGGRGGGKPAMAQAGGSDPSGIDAALEEAGRLLGA is encoded by the coding sequence ATGAGCACCGACTACAAGACCATGACCACCGCAGAGATCCGTGAGGACTACCTCAGGTTCTTCGAGTCCAAGGGCTGCAGGCTCTACCCGTCCTCGTCGCTCGTCCCCGAGGACCCGTCGCTTCTGCTCACAAATGCCGGCATGAACCAGTTCAAGGAGTACTACCAGGGTACCAAGACCATGCGCGAGATCGGCGCGACCTCATGCCAGAAGTGCCTGCGCACCAACGACATCGACAACATCGGCGACTCGCGCCACCTCTCGTTCTTCGAGATGCTGGGCAACTTCTCCTTCGGCGGCTACACCAAGGCGGATGCCATAGCCTGGGCCTGGGAGTTCATCACCGCAGCCGAGCACCTGGGCCTCCCGAAGGACCGTCTCTACATGACCGTCTTCGAGGACGACGACGAGGCGATCGAACTCTGGCATGCGCAGGGTGTCGCCTACGACCACATCTCGCGTCTGGGCGAGGAGGACAACTTCTGGGCCGCCGGTCCCACAGGCCCCTGCGGCCCCTGCTCCGAGATCTACTTCGACCAGGGACCCGCCTTCGAGGGGGAGAGGCCCGGCGACGACGGCGAGCGCTACCTCGAGTTCTGGAACCTGGTCTTCACCCAGTACGACCGCCAGGAGGACGGCTCCATGCCGGAGCTGCCGCACCGCAACATCGACACGGGCATGGGCCTCGAGCGCATCGCCGCCATCATGCAGCACGAGGGCTCCAACTACGAGGGTGACGTCCTGCGCACGCTGATCGGCGTGGGCGAGCAGCTCGCGGGCGTGCGCTATCGCGAGGGCGCCGCGACGGACACCTCGCTGCGCATCCTCGCGGACCACTCCCGCGCCGTCACCTTCATGATCGGTGACGGCATACTGCCCTCCAACGAGGGTCGCGGCTACGTCCTGCGCCGCCTGCTGCGCCGCGCCGTCTACCACGGCCGCCTGATGGGCGTCCACGGCAGCTTCCTCCCAACCTACGCCCATGAGGTCACCCGCCTCATGGCCGACGTCTATCCCCAGCTCGTCGAGAACCAGGCCCTCATCGACGGCATCATCTCCGCCGAGGAGGAGCGCTTTGGCGCGACGCTGGACGCGGGCGAGGGCAACCTCACCGCCGCCCTGGGGCGCCTGGACGCGGGCGAGGCCCTCTCGGGCGAGGTCGCCTTCAGGCTGCACGACACCTACGGCTTCCCCATCGACCTGACGCGCGAGATCGCCGCAGCCGCTGGCCATGAGGTCGACATGGCCGCCTTCGACGGTGCCATGGCGAAGCAGAGGGAGCGTGCCCGGCAGGCAGCCAACCGCGATGCCTGGGGGGCCTCCAACAACGTCTGGGTCTCCCTCTCGGATAGGCTTGGCGAAACCGAATTCTGCGGGTACGACGAGGACACCGTCGAGGGAGCGCGCGTGCTGGCCATCGTCAGGGATGGCTCCGAGGTCGATGTTGCCTGCAGGGGCGAGCACGTCGAGGTCGTGCTCGATCGCACGAGCTTCTACGGCGAGATGGGCGGCCAGCAGGGTGACAGCGGCAAGCTCGTGTGCGAGGACGCCACGCTTGCGGTGAGCGATGCCAAGCACCGCGACGGCGGGTTCGTCTCTCACGTCGGCGAGGTCACCGCCGGTGAGCTGCGCGTCGGCGAGAGCGTTCGCGCGGTCATCGACCATGGTCGCCGCGAGCTCATCCGTCGCAACCACACCGCAACCCATCTGCTCGACGCCGCGCTCAAGCGCGTGCTGGGAGATCACGTGAGCCAGGCGGGCTCGCTCGTGGGCCCCAGCCGCCTGCGCTTCGACTTCACGCACTTCGAGGCCATGAGCGCCGAGGAGATGGCCCGCGTGGAGGGCATGGTCAACGCCGAGATCTTTGCGGCCGAGCCCGTCGTGACCACGGTCATGGGGATCGAGGAGGCCAAGGCGTCGGGCGCCGTCGCGCTCTTTGGCGAGAAGTACGGCGACGTCGTTCGCGTCGTGTCGACCGGCGCCTCCGACGAGCCGTTCTCCCGCGAGCTCTGCGGAGGGACCCACGCCCGCAACACCGCCGAGCTCGGCCTGTTCAAGATCGTCTCAGAGGGCTCGGTCGGCTCGAACGTGCGCCGCCTCGAGGCCGTCACCTCCATGGGGGCCATCGAGTACCTGGACGAGCGCCTTGCCCAGATCGACCAGGTCGCCGCCGGCCTCAGGTGCCGCCCCTCCGACGTGGCGGCGCGCGTCGAGCAGCTCAAGGCCGAGAAGGCCGAGACCGAGCACAAGCTCAGGGCTGCCCTTACGGGGGGCTCGTCGAACGCCGTCGCCGACGCCATTGCCTCCGCCATCGACCGGGGTGCCTACCGCCTCGTGCTCGCCCGCCTGGATGGCGTCTCGGGCAAGGAGCTCAGGAGCGCCTGGGACAGCGTCCGCGACCGCCTTGGCGTCGACTGCGCCTGCGTGCTCGCCTCGGAGTCCGACGGCAAGGTTGGCCTCCTTGCCGCAGGCACCGATGGCGCCGTCTCTGCGGGCTTCTCGGCCGGAGACATCATCCGCTCCGTCGCCGGCCTGGTCGGAGGCAGGGGCGGTGGCAAGCCGGCCATGGCGCAGGCGGGGGGCTCGGATCCCTCCGGCATCGATGCCGCACTCGAGGAGGCCGGGCGCCTCCTGGGGGCGTAG
- the mltG gene encoding endolytic transglycosylase MltG → MDERSTRGNSRPTPYGARQGSKASGVVRHSAVKGGVSSRTAQMTRRASAHAGGSHSRGGHALPRRRRGALPLALGSLAVVALLAVAAIALAPRLLPPSGSGTEPVPAGRQVTVNIPEGSGASAVAQILQDAGIIGDQTAFLKEVQAQGAESSMKSGTYDLITGGNVRELVRTLVSGPNSSSSRVTVAEGLTLTRTAAVVQDALGISSEEFLAQAKASNYAGDYPFLADAQDDSLEGFLYPSTYDLGGGEVTADTVIRAMLDQYRANVLSLDLGSAKASIRDRYGVSMSDYDILKLASIIEKEALNDDDRYKIASVMYNRMKADMALQSDATMGYVTGAAVTADDLKTDSPYNTYLHKGLTPTPICAPSLASVQAALNPADTGYYYFWITDSEHIFSESYEDHQSAIANSTGA, encoded by the coding sequence ATGGACGAGAGAAGCACGAGGGGAAACTCGCGCCCCACCCCCTACGGGGCACGTCAGGGGAGCAAGGCGTCCGGGGTTGTCAGGCACAGCGCGGTCAAGGGCGGCGTCTCCTCGCGTACCGCACAGATGACCCGTCGCGCCTCCGCGCATGCGGGCGGGTCGCACTCCCGTGGCGGCCATGCGCTCCCGCGCCGCCGCCGAGGCGCTCTGCCCCTCGCCCTCGGCTCCCTCGCCGTCGTGGCCCTTCTCGCCGTCGCCGCCATAGCGCTCGCCCCTCGCCTGCTGCCGCCCTCTGGCTCTGGCACCGAGCCCGTGCCGGCCGGCCGTCAGGTGACCGTCAACATCCCCGAGGGTTCCGGAGCCTCCGCAGTCGCCCAGATCCTGCAGGACGCGGGCATCATCGGCGACCAGACGGCCTTCCTCAAGGAGGTCCAGGCACAGGGTGCCGAGTCCTCCATGAAGAGCGGCACCTACGACCTCATCACGGGAGGGAACGTCAGGGAGCTCGTGCGCACGCTCGTCTCGGGCCCCAACTCCTCGTCGTCGCGGGTGACGGTGGCAGAGGGCCTCACGCTCACAAGGACGGCCGCAGTCGTCCAGGATGCGCTGGGGATATCCTCGGAGGAGTTCCTCGCCCAGGCCAAGGCCTCTAACTACGCGGGCGACTACCCCTTCCTCGCGGACGCGCAGGACGACTCCCTGGAGGGGTTCCTCTATCCCAGCACCTATGACCTGGGCGGCGGAGAGGTCACGGCCGATACCGTCATCAGGGCCATGCTCGACCAGTACCGTGCCAACGTCCTCTCGCTCGACCTCGGGAGCGCCAAGGCCTCCATCCGGGATCGCTACGGCGTCAGCATGAGCGACTACGACATCCTCAAGCTCGCCTCCATCATCGAGAAGGAGGCGCTCAACGACGACGACCGCTACAAGATCGCCTCGGTCATGTACAACCGCATGAAGGCGGACATGGCGCTCCAGAGCGATGCGACCATGGGCTACGTCACGGGGGCTGCGGTCACGGCGGATGACCTCAAGACGGACAGCCCCTACAACACCTACCTCCACAAGGGGCTGACTCCCACGCCCATCTGCGCGCCCAGCCTCGCCTCAGTCCAGGCGGCGCTCAATCCCGCCGACACCGGCTACTACTACTTCTGGATCACGGACAGCGAGCACATCTTCTCGGAGAGCTACGAGGACCACCAGAGCGCCATCGCGAACTCCACGGGGGCCTGA
- a CDS encoding AI-2E family transporter gives MSGDARRSGGLTADERAASSLSRAKSVGIKAWAAIGCAVVFVLATLALGKIWGAVELLLVGALFGFICSPMTNGLERHGVPRGLAALAALLVMVAALVVLLVLLFPPFVREAIEVLQQVPSYVSQARGAIASFWDAYGSSKTSEVQQNLDQMVNAASNLGISASSDLLEKLSSGLMDNVMSLFSNTVTLFLGLVLGYWFAKDYPRIAREFRIVAGPDHERSLSVMLCVMSRSMGGYMRGIVITSLLDGILSFVGFSLIGNPYAGLMATLAGVLHFVPVIGPWVSAAMATSLALFVGPLLAIETLMVAVIATNVVDNVISPLVMQSAVKVHPALSLLGIMVGSALGGTLGMILAIPLTAAIRSVFVYYFESRSGRQLVSYDGALFRSTPFHDEEGKILPAYDALDDDAFFENTLLVDREDAPHSVPADRPSPVRRTLAERVLAVAGREGRASARAPRPGSRPGADADAHNGENGRP, from the coding sequence GTGTCAGGTGACGCAAGGCGGAGCGGGGGGCTCACGGCAGACGAGAGGGCCGCGTCCTCCCTGAGCCGGGCAAAGTCCGTCGGCATCAAGGCTTGGGCCGCAATTGGCTGTGCCGTCGTGTTCGTCCTGGCGACCCTTGCGCTCGGCAAGATCTGGGGCGCCGTCGAGCTCCTGCTCGTCGGCGCCCTCTTCGGTTTCATATGCAGCCCCATGACCAACGGGCTCGAGAGGCATGGTGTCCCGAGGGGCCTTGCGGCCCTCGCCGCCCTCCTGGTCATGGTTGCTGCCCTGGTCGTGCTGCTCGTCCTCCTCTTCCCGCCCTTCGTGCGTGAGGCCATAGAGGTGCTGCAGCAGGTGCCCAGCTACGTCTCGCAGGCACGCGGCGCGATCGCGTCGTTCTGGGACGCTTACGGCAGCTCCAAGACCTCGGAGGTCCAGCAGAACCTCGACCAGATGGTCAATGCGGCCTCGAACCTGGGCATCAGTGCCTCGTCCGATCTGCTCGAGAAGCTCTCGAGCGGCCTCATGGACAACGTCATGTCACTGTTCAGCAACACGGTCACGTTGTTTCTGGGCCTGGTTCTGGGCTACTGGTTCGCGAAGGACTACCCGCGCATCGCCCGGGAGTTCCGCATCGTTGCGGGGCCCGACCACGAGCGCAGCCTCTCCGTCATGCTCTGTGTCATGAGCCGCTCGATGGGCGGCTACATGCGCGGCATCGTCATCACCTCGCTCCTGGACGGCATCCTGAGCTTCGTGGGCTTCTCGCTCATCGGCAACCCCTATGCGGGCCTCATGGCCACCCTTGCCGGTGTCCTGCACTTCGTCCCTGTCATCGGGCCGTGGGTCTCGGCGGCCATGGCGACGTCGCTCGCGCTCTTCGTGGGTCCGCTGCTTGCCATCGAGACGCTCATGGTCGCCGTCATTGCCACCAACGTGGTGGACAACGTCATCTCCCCGCTGGTGATGCAGTCTGCCGTGAAGGTCCACCCGGCGCTCTCTCTCTTGGGCATCATGGTGGGCAGCGCCTTGGGCGGCACCCTGGGCATGATCCTGGCCATACCCCTGACGGCGGCCATCAGGAGCGTCTTCGTGTACTACTTCGAGAGCAGGAGCGGCCGCCAGCTGGTCTCCTATGATGGGGCCCTCTTCAGGAGCACGCCGTTTCACGACGAGGAGGGCAAGATCCTGCCTGCCTACGATGCCCTCGACGACGATGCGTTCTTCGAGAACACCCTGCTCGTCGATCGCGAGGATGCGCCCCATTCCGTCCCCGCCGACCGTCCCTCGCCCGTCCGCCGGACCCTCGCCGAGCGCGTGCTCGCCGTCGCGGGCCGCGAGGGGCGTGCCAGCGCGCGAGCTCCCCGGCCCGGCTCGCGTCCGGGCGCGGACGCAGATGCACACAATGGGGAGAACGGCCGTCCCTAG